The DNA sequence CGCATTCGAAAGTCGATCGCTTCACGCTTTAGCTCAGCGAGGAATGGGAGGAAATCAAGGCAGCGTTTTTGTGATTGCTCCAATCGTCCCGCATAAATTAACTCCAACGGGCGATCGCGAAGACCTGATCTATTTCGATAGTTGTCAACTCTAGCGTCCAAGTCGATCGGGGGATGAATGCCGCCCGGAATACTACACACGCGAGCCGGATCAACGCCCGCCCATTGGGTACACGCGTTGGCGATCAGTTTCCCTGATGTGACACAGCAGTCGATTGCGTTTCGATAGCGCCGAGCATCGATCAGGTATCCGGGTTCGAAAGAGCGAATTCCCATGACGATTCGTGGACGGTACCGAGACCGTGATGCCGCGGTCAGGGCGTCGAACACCCGCATGATCAACACCAAGTCGGGTTTTTGAACATCGATCAATCGGTTGATTGCTTTCTGCCGATCGGAACGTGTACCAAGCGACCCATCAATTTCTTTGATCGGTAAACCCGGATGAACCTCGCGATAGGTTTCCGGTAGGTTATAGACACGACCTTTGGTGAGCCCCAGCGTTAGGTCCCAACCACGATTGGGAAGCTGCCGGCACAGGTCGGCGATGATTTGATCGGCACCACCGCGAGGCTGACTACATCGTGAAACGATTAGCAGTTTTGGCATACCGCTTCGACTTCCAGACGTCGGCTGGATTCAAGGATCTCGTCCAGACGGTCTTGAGTATGGTGTCGATGGAACAGCGGCCATTCTTGTCCGTCAATTCGCGTCGACTGTCCGACCTTCCTGCGGATTCTTCGGAACACATCGACCACGTTGGAAGGCAATGGCAAGCGGTCCAGTCGTCCGTTGTATTGCAATGGCGGATCTCCGAGATGGCTCGGCGGTTTTCGCGGCGCGACCGATTGCACACGAACGATCAACTCCCTCCAGGATGCGAGGCAGCGTTCCCACGTGTAGCACTTTCTCGCATGTTCCGCCGCATTGGTCGAAAGTCGGTGGAGCTGCTTCGGATCGACTGCCAATGCTTCAATGATCGCCGCCGCCGCTTCTGTATCGCCGACGGGGAACGACCGTCCATGGACACGATCAACGACCAATCGCTCGCTTTTAAATCCAAGATACCGCGCCGTCACCGGAACCACACCGTTCATCATTGCTTCGGCGAGAACGATGCCAAACGTTTCGGACGACGAAAATAGCACGAGAACGTCAAGATTGGGAAGCACTTCACGATCGATTTGCGCGGACGTTTGTGCTCCTAGCATCGTGACATTGGCAGAAAACGGCGTCAAACGCGAACGCAATTCCGCTTCGCACGGTCCACTTCCTGCAATGGTCATTTGAAAGTTCACACCACGACGAATCAAGGCGGCGCAGAAATCGGGAATATCCATGACCCGCTTATCGCCAGGCGTCAGACGACCGATGAAGCCCAAGCGAATGGGATGATCACCACGCGGAACCCGGTGCTCGCTAGCTGGGCGAGCTCCATTGGGAATGTGCGTGACTCTTTCCTTGTCAAATCCCGATTGCTCGATAAGAAAACGACGTGTCATCGCGCCGACGCAAACGACGTGATCGATGCCGTCTCGCAAATCCTGAAGGTCAGCCAACATCGGCGGCAAATTGCCCTGGGCTCGGCTAACAAGATAGATCGGTCGACGCCGTTTTTCACGGATCACCGCGGCGTTCGCGTCTATGACACCCAACGGTAAGGCCAACGTCGGTTGCGTCTTTCGGATCACACGCTGGCAAGCTCGGATACGAGATTCTCGAGTCAGCCCGCGGCCGTCGACGATCATCGACTCGATCCCCGGATGGTATTCCAAGTACCGGTCGGGGTCATGAGCCTGTTGTCCTTTCGCAAGTGCGATGATTAGATCGGCACCGTGATTCGCACAATCAGCAGCAAATTGGTCTAACCATGTCGCGACGCCACCAACCGGTGATGCGGTCGCCATGAATGCGATGATTCTCGGTCGAGGCATCAATCGACTTCCTCGATTCCGAGTAGCTGACGAGTTCCCGATGCGAATGCTTCGTAGGTTAAAACTTCCGTCGCAATGCGAACACTTGCTTGCGATTGATGTTCCACCTTCTGAGGATCTTGGACAAGCGGACGTAACGTTTCCAGAATGTCGTCGGGGGTCAATGATTGGCAAACCGTTCCGAATTGATTTCGCCGACAAAATCGTGCGACCGAACCATACGCTGGCGCATGCACAAACACAGGACGTCCGGTGGCGACGTAATCACTCAACTTGGTTGGAAACGAAAGTTCGGTAAGTTCTCTCGATCGACTCGAGAACGATTGGGGCAGGTACAGGCAATCGCACTCGGCAAGAAGAGAACGTAATTCGGTCTGATTGCACCAGCCACGAAAGGTGGCGGCGGCATTGGAGTTGGCCGAGAAAGTGATCTTATTTCCGGCGACGACCAGAACGATCCGGCGACCGTCGATGGTCCATTCAACTTGATCTAGGCTGCGTTGCAAGGCTTCCCAAGCATCGGTCGCGTACATCGATCCTGCCAACCCGATTCGAAATTCAGCTGGATCGTTACCTTGATCGCTGACATCTGGTGTCTGTTCTCCGGTGCCGTAACGCACGATCACTGCCGGTGCATTACTGAAAGGTCGATACGCCTTTTGAGCATCTTCACCGATCACACCAATGCGTGTGGAGCGATCTAGCAATCGCCGGAAACGTTTGTGTGTACGACTGCGGCTATAACGATCGACGTTCCTTTGCCGGCATAAGTGCGTCGGGTCGTCCCAGATCTGTGTGATGATATCACCTCTAAACGCGTTTGTTATTCGGTAGGCGACATCGATCGCTGCTAGGCTATTCAGAATCAACCAGAGTTGTTCAGGTTGTTGCGAGAGCATGTAGTGTTCGATCAGGTCGGCCTGATTTCGAACGTGCTGATCGTAATGCGTTCGGTGCACCAAGTAGCGTTTGATCAGGCCTGCGACTGAGTTGATTTGATCGGTGTACCATTCATTGTAAGGTGGGAAGATTTCAAAAGACTGAAGACGATCACGTTTTGATTCCGCGGCGGCCTTTTCGTTGATGATCCCTGCGAACGAGACTGGTTGAACGCCATCGACATTCAGCATCTGGTCAATCAGAAAACCTCCGACGCCTTGCAGCCCCGGAGCAGACGCAGCGACCAACAGAGTTTGTTTCACCGAACCGAAGCTCTTAGACGACCGGTTTTTCGAAACAGACCAACAAGTGATCTTTAAGGGAGATTGCCATCGGAGCTCGATCGCGATGTACTAACCCGTGCTGGCTGGGAAGACGCTGGATCAGACCAGCGACCGATTGCTTCCAGCCCTGGTGACGTCGTGCGGACCAGTGAACGGTTTCAACGCAATGACGAACTTTCTCACGCAGGCAGCGTCGCTTGTGGCTATGGCGAATAAGGCTCATGATTCTTAGGCCCTGTGTCTTTGCAATCCAGCGAAGGCTGCGCTGTGACGCAAAACACAAGTGCTGAAGTGTATGCAGATACCAATGTTGGCCACCGAGAAGACGCCAACTCCAGTGTCCGGAATTTCCAGTCGAAAGCAGTAACTTACCGCCCGGTCGCAGCAATCGAACCGCATCTCGAAGTGTTTCGGAGGGGGAGGGTAAGTGTTCAAATACATCGAATAGCGTTACGACATCAAATTGCTCGAAATGATCGGGAGGAACGTTTTCGACGAAGTCGGCGAGCCATTCGATTCGTCGCTCAGCTAACGATTGTCGAACGGACAGGCAGGGCTCGACTGCGGCTTTTGTCCATTGTTGCGGCAGCATTGATAGAAACTGGCCGTTGAAAGCACCGACGTCGACGATTCGGATTTGTGTCTGAGTTTGTGCTTGTCGCAGCAACAACTTCCGTGCAAGTCGCCAAGAAGTTATCTCATTGGGTCGGTAATTCCACGCATTCTCCGAAAGCTGTCGATAAACCTTATCGAGTATCATCCGGCTCGGCTGGGGAAACCGGTAACACGATCCACAATCCCGACATTCCATCAGTTCACACTGGTGAAAGCTGTTAATGGGCAGTTGTAAATCAGGTGTTGTCCCGGAACCGCGCAATTCGATCGGGAGCGAGCAATTGCCGAGTGACGTTCGATTTTCCGAACCACAAAGATTACAGGTCGGAGTCTCGAAAGTGGTACGGCTGGCTTCGATTTGTTGGCTGGCGTGTTGGATCACGAACGTTCGCAGATTTCAATGATCAAAAGGCGATGGAATTGTCTCTCGTTACGACTCGAAGACACTCGTCTGTGGCCGTGGGGTGTGACGAGTGCTTGGCAAAGGGCCCGCGAGCGGCGACATTTGGAAACTGTTTGCTGTCGCGGATCGTTGCAGTTCCGGCAAACGAATCGCCCCCCACCCGGCATTCCAGCCTCGAATATCTGATGCGGATAGTTCGACGCTAAACGGAAGGACTCCCGCGACGGAATCGTAGATCCGTTGGCCTTCTGAGTTTGCATCAGTGATCGAGATTGCGCAGTGATAACGTCCCGGAGCCAAATCGAATTTTGACTGGAAATGATACTCCTGGCTGGATCCAATTTTCGGCGGTGTGAGTTTTTCGGTAAACGTGCTCCCGATCGGTGTGTTGTCTTGTGCGTAGACCGTCAACCCAAGAAGGAAGTGCGAAGTCAATTCATTCGCACGAATGGTCGTATTGAGTTGAAAGTCGCGACCAACCTGGAGTGTGTCGCGGTCATGAAGTCCGCCGAGTTGCAGGCGTACGAATTCGAGATCCCGACTGAGCCCGGGAAACGATCGGGAAGCGTGCTCGACCGAATCGGTTTCATCGTTGGTTTGTAAATTCTCTTGAACGTAAACCTGTAGCGCTTCGTTGGTGTTTCCGTCAAAGGCCACCCGACCTTTGGAGAGCACGATACATCGAGTCGTCAAGTTGCGAATCGAAGTCAAGTTATGGCTGACGAACAGCACCGTTTTTCCAGATTCGGCGACATGTCGCATCTTGCCAAGACATCGCTTTTGGAACTCTACATCGCCAACGGCGAGTACTTCATCGATGATCAGAATTTCGGGATTCAAGTGTGCGGCGACGGCGAAACCGAGTCGAACTTTCATCCCGCTGCTATAACGTTTCACCGGGGTGTCGATGAACTTTTCGATGCCCGCGAAGGCGACGATCTCGGTCAACTGATGTCTGATTTCGGCTCGCGTCATCCCCAGAATGGTGCCGTTAAGAAAAATGTTTTCACGCCCCGTCAGTTCTGGATGAAAACCTGTGCCGACTTCGAGCAAGCTCGCCACACGGCCGTAGATTTCTGCCCTTCCGGAGGTTGGAGAGGTGATCCGGCTAAGCAGCTTTAGCAGCGTGCTTTTTCCGGCACCATTTTTTCCGATAATACCAACGACTTCGCCTTCACCAACTTGAAAGCTGACATCATTTAGGGCCCAGAAGTGATCGTCGCGCTTACGCCGTTGATCCTCACCAAGTTGTGCGACCTTGCGGTGGCGAGGGTTTGCGAACCGGGCGAAAAAACGATTGGCAAGTTCTCGAATACTGCCGTCATGTGTCAGTCCAAGCTTGTAGCGTTTGCAGAGTTGTTCGGCGTTGATCGAAAGGGACATCGTCGGTTCGGCTTCAAATTAAATGACGTCTGCAAACGTCGACTCGACTCGGCGGAAATAGAACAGCCCGCCGACTAGAACGACAAAGGTTGAGAAAAACGAGATGCCAATCATCGACCAATCGGGTGATGACGAATTGAGTAGACTCCACCTAAATCCTTCGATCACCCCGACCATGGGATTGAGTGAGTACAAGGCTTGGAATCGTTCGGGGACAAGAGAGATCGGATAGGCGATCGGGCAGAGATACATCCAAATTTGGACTAGGAATGGGACCGCCATCCCAATGTCACGGTACCTCACATTCAATGCCGTCAACCAAATGCCAAATGCCAAGGCCGTTACGATCGTGATCAAAACGAACATCGGAATGGCC is a window from the Roseiconus lacunae genome containing:
- a CDS encoding glycosyltransferase family protein; protein product: MKQTLLVAASAPGLQGVGGFLIDQMLNVDGVQPVSFAGIINEKAAAESKRDRLQSFEIFPPYNEWYTDQINSVAGLIKRYLVHRTHYDQHVRNQADLIEHYMLSQQPEQLWLILNSLAAIDVAYRITNAFRGDIITQIWDDPTHLCRQRNVDRYSRSRTHKRFRRLLDRSTRIGVIGEDAQKAYRPFSNAPAVIVRYGTGEQTPDVSDQGNDPAEFRIGLAGSMYATDAWEALQRSLDQVEWTIDGRRIVLVVAGNKITFSANSNAAATFRGWCNQTELRSLLAECDCLYLPQSFSSRSRELTELSFPTKLSDYVATGRPVFVHAPAYGSVARFCRRNQFGTVCQSLTPDDILETLRPLVQDPQKVEHQSQASVRIATEVLTYEAFASGTRQLLGIEEVD
- a CDS encoding glycosyltransferase family 4 protein; its protein translation is MPRPRIIAFMATASPVGGVATWLDQFAADCANHGADLIIALAKGQQAHDPDRYLEYHPGIESMIVDGRGLTRESRIRACQRVIRKTQPTLALPLGVIDANAAVIREKRRRPIYLVSRAQGNLPPMLADLQDLRDGIDHVVCVGAMTRRFLIEQSGFDKERVTHIPNGARPASEHRVPRGDHPIRLGFIGRLTPGDKRVMDIPDFCAALIRRGVNFQMTIAGSGPCEAELRSRLTPFSANVTMLGAQTSAQIDREVLPNLDVLVLFSSSETFGIVLAEAMMNGVVPVTARYLGFKSERLVVDRVHGRSFPVGDTEAAAAIIEALAVDPKQLHRLSTNAAEHARKCYTWERCLASWRELIVRVQSVAPRKPPSHLGDPPLQYNGRLDRLPLPSNVVDVFRRIRRKVGQSTRIDGQEWPLFHRHHTQDRLDEILESSRRLEVEAVCQNC
- a CDS encoding ABC transporter ATP-binding protein, producing MSLSINAEQLCKRYKLGLTHDGSIRELANRFFARFANPRHRKVAQLGEDQRRKRDDHFWALNDVSFQVGEGEVVGIIGKNGAGKSTLLKLLSRITSPTSGRAEIYGRVASLLEVGTGFHPELTGRENIFLNGTILGMTRAEIRHQLTEIVAFAGIEKFIDTPVKRYSSGMKVRLGFAVAAHLNPEILIIDEVLAVGDVEFQKRCLGKMRHVAESGKTVLFVSHNLTSIRNLTTRCIVLSKGRVAFDGNTNEALQVYVQENLQTNDETDSVEHASRSFPGLSRDLEFVRLQLGGLHDRDTLQVGRDFQLNTTIRANELTSHFLLGLTVYAQDNTPIGSTFTEKLTPPKIGSSQEYHFQSKFDLAPGRYHCAISITDANSEGQRIYDSVAGVLPFSVELSASDIRGWNAGWGAIRLPELQRSATANSFQMSPLAGPLPSTRHTPRPQTSVFES
- a CDS encoding class I SAM-dependent methyltransferase, translating into MILDKVYRQLSENAWNYRPNEITSWRLARKLLLRQAQTQTQIRIVDVGAFNGQFLSMLPQQWTKAAVEPCLSVRQSLAERRIEWLADFVENVPPDHFEQFDVVTLFDVFEHLPSPSETLRDAVRLLRPGGKLLLSTGNSGHWSWRLLGGQHWYLHTLQHLCFASQRSLRWIAKTQGLRIMSLIRHSHKRRCLREKVRHCVETVHWSARRHQGWKQSVAGLIQRLPSQHGLVHRDRAPMAISLKDHLLVCFEKPVV
- a CDS encoding glycosyltransferase family 4 protein, which codes for MPKLLIVSRCSQPRGGADQIIADLCRQLPNRGWDLTLGLTKGRVYNLPETYREVHPGLPIKEIDGSLGTRSDRQKAINRLIDVQKPDLVLIMRVFDALTAASRSRYRPRIVMGIRSFEPGYLIDARRYRNAIDCCVTSGKLIANACTQWAGVDPARVCSIPGGIHPPIDLDARVDNYRNRSGLRDRPLELIYAGRLEQSQKRCLDFLPFLAELKREAIDFRMRFVGTGPVESELRRRLHQDVVDGRVTFHGWVDREELYQSFFPRADLFIHFAAWEGVTIAPREAMAHGVVPIISRFEGLTCEGQFLNEVNSIVFPVGQPLRAVDGVRRLLADPRLYSRLARRATVSQQGDYSFHGSIERWHQTLLKCLRQPKMRGNVTVPPEHHPGRLSKLGIPISLQSQLRKLARRPVQHRSPGSEWPTNSGQMSEREVGDLKAFASTFA